A single bacterium DNA region contains:
- a CDS encoding DUF3500 domain-containing protein: MPPSRRQLLAGTAGLAASGLFGVASRGLLPPKPSAELAPVDDLARALSGRLRARGVDDAFVDYDHPRRQFHNRGVASGGTKTVFLRRQEQALLVDLIHASLSPAGRTRLFDQFFLGLVGLNYGRLLFVGDPEAGPYQVHLTGAHLNLRMGGANREGDPFGGPQVYGDQTGDGEVGLPGNAYLDQLEAGQALIASLSPAARKQARRPKAPVQTAVAVQGTDGHFEGVPVGELTTTQRAAARAVIDRILGNYAEGDRDYAWACIEANGGIETFHLADYDVDHQEGMRFDDQPSPIFRLESPAAVFHFRAAPHLHAFLNVARDGEAPLSVGEVVANAPERIDTMGMRRLFETVLREETGLDLAYYPSRAVAGHFRAGPIRTGDVWSAESWEDRVAIVEIHPRDVAPEAVQDGSRTSRRMGSSETIEATRRVAMPTGVAAWHESYGIEQLRVVEEGRWLREAVIDRLRARGLSGTAPS; the protein is encoded by the coding sequence ATGCCCCCTTCCCGTCGGCAGCTCCTCGCTGGCACCGCCGGTCTCGCCGCGAGCGGCCTCTTCGGCGTCGCCAGCCGCGGCCTGCTCCCGCCGAAGCCGAGCGCGGAGCTCGCGCCGGTCGACGACCTCGCCCGGGCCTTGTCGGGTCGTCTCCGTGCGCGCGGCGTCGACGACGCGTTCGTCGACTACGACCACCCCCGCCGACAGTTCCACAACCGCGGCGTCGCGAGCGGCGGAACCAAGACGGTGTTCCTTCGGCGCCAGGAGCAGGCGCTCCTCGTCGACCTGATCCACGCCTCGCTCTCGCCGGCCGGACGGACCCGTCTCTTCGATCAGTTCTTCCTCGGCCTCGTCGGGCTGAACTACGGTCGATTGCTCTTCGTCGGGGATCCCGAGGCCGGCCCGTACCAGGTCCACCTCACCGGCGCCCACCTCAACCTCCGGATGGGCGGCGCGAATCGCGAGGGCGATCCCTTCGGTGGCCCCCAGGTCTACGGCGATCAGACGGGAGACGGTGAGGTCGGGCTGCCGGGCAACGCCTATCTCGACCAGCTCGAGGCCGGCCAGGCCCTGATCGCGAGTCTCTCGCCTGCCGCCCGGAAGCAGGCGCGTCGTCCGAAGGCGCCGGTCCAGACCGCCGTCGCCGTCCAGGGGACCGACGGCCACTTCGAAGGCGTGCCCGTCGGCGAACTGACGACGACGCAGCGCGCCGCCGCCCGGGCGGTCATCGACCGCATCCTGGGGAACTACGCCGAAGGCGACCGCGACTACGCCTGGGCGTGCATCGAGGCGAACGGCGGGATCGAGACGTTCCACCTCGCCGACTACGACGTCGACCATCAGGAGGGGATGCGCTTCGACGACCAGCCGTCCCCCATCTTCCGCCTCGAGTCACCGGCGGCGGTCTTCCACTTTCGCGCCGCGCCCCACCTCCATGCGTTCCTCAACGTGGCGCGCGACGGCGAGGCACCGCTCTCGGTCGGCGAGGTCGTCGCGAACGCCCCCGAGCGAATCGACACGATGGGGATGCGGCGACTCTTCGAGACCGTACTCCGGGAAGAGACCGGGCTGGACCTCGCCTACTACCCGAGTCGCGCGGTGGCGGGCCACTTCCGGGCGGGGCCGATCCGGACCGGCGACGTGTGGTCCGCCGAGAGCTGGGAAGATCGGGTCGCGATCGTCGAGATCCATCCCCGCGATGTCGCACCGGAGGCCGTGCAGGATGGGTCGCGCACGAGCCGTCGCATGGGGTCCTCCGAGACGATCGAGGCAACCCGGCGCGTCGCGATGCCGACGGGCGTGGCCGCCTGGCACGAGAGCTACGGAATCGAGCAGCTCCGCGTGGTCGAAGAGGGTCGGTGGCTGCGCGAGGCGGTGATCGACCGCCTGCGTGCGCGCGGACTCAGTGGAACAGCACCGTCCTGA
- a CDS encoding SDR family oxidoreductase — protein sequence MGLLDGKVAIVTGAGGGLGREHALALAKEGAAVVVNDLGGARDGSGSGSAMADQVVDAIKAAGGEAAPNYDNVSTVEGGESILKSALDAFDRVDILINNAGILRDKSFSKTTEDLWDPVIAVHLKGTYCVTRPVFNWMKENGNGGTIINTSSTSGLNGNFGQCNYGAAKAGIAGFTRCLALEGKKYGIRCHILAPVAHTRLTEDLPGFGDDAAAAKYDPSLVSPLMVYLASDAAKDMTGKTFLAGGGRIAEMRVVTATGITKEEDGGLWTAEEVGARMAAGEILLPE from the coding sequence ATGGGCCTGTTGGACGGAAAGGTCGCGATCGTGACCGGAGCGGGTGGCGGACTCGGGCGCGAACACGCGCTGGCGCTCGCGAAGGAAGGCGCCGCCGTGGTCGTGAACGACCTCGGTGGTGCGCGGGACGGTTCGGGCTCCGGCTCGGCGATGGCCGACCAGGTCGTGGACGCCATCAAGGCGGCCGGCGGCGAGGCCGCGCCGAACTACGACAACGTGTCGACCGTCGAAGGCGGGGAGTCGATCCTGAAGTCGGCGCTCGACGCCTTCGATCGCGTGGACATCCTGATCAACAACGCGGGCATCCTCCGCGACAAGAGCTTCTCGAAGACGACCGAAGATCTCTGGGATCCCGTGATCGCCGTTCACCTGAAGGGCACCTACTGCGTGACCCGCCCAGTCTTCAACTGGATGAAGGAGAACGGGAACGGCGGCACGATCATCAACACGAGCTCGACGTCGGGCCTGAACGGCAACTTCGGTCAGTGCAACTACGGCGCCGCGAAGGCGGGCATCGCCGGGTTCACGCGCTGTCTCGCCCTCGAAGGGAAGAAGTACGGCATCCGCTGTCACATCCTCGCGCCGGTCGCGCACACGCGGCTGACCGAGGACCTGCCCGGGTTCGGCGACGATGCCGCTGCGGCGAAGTACGACCCGAGCCTCGTCTCGCCGCTCATGGTCTATCTCGCATCCGACGCGGCGAAGGACATGACGGGCAAGACCTTCCTCGCCGGCGGGGGCCGGATCGCCGAGATGCGGGTCGTGACCGCGACGGGCATCACGAAGGAAGAGGACGGCGGGCTCTGGACGGCCGAAGAGGTCGGCGCCCGGATGGCCGCGGGCGAGATCCTGCTGCCCGAGTAG
- the ffh gene encoding signal recognition particle protein, producing MLETVTQGFKNATDRLKGVRELNEESIDEALRDVRMSLLEADVDLKVTRSFLDRVKERSLGEKVQTRVKDRSGRKIKVTPGQHFVAICEEELVDLMGPVDTTLAKDRGITSIMLAGLQGVGKTTISAKLAVHLRKQGLKPLLVAADVYRPAAVDQLKTLGAQIDVPVHHGVEGDLPPAICAAAFERAKREGHNAIIYDTAGRLAVDDDLMAELEEIVGRVEPANKLLVCDALMGRDAVNVAGAFAQKIDLDGVILTKLDGDARGGAALAVKAVTGVPIKFLGTGETVDRLEEFRPEGLASRILGMGDIVGLVKDFEEVVDEKEAEEDAERILKGTFGLDDLLKQMRMIQKLGPLKDVFAKMPGIGGLADQVDDGELKKVEAMIQSMTKAEKAEPSIIDKSRAGRIAAGCGRTVKDIEGLVERFSQMRQMMGMLGKQGGLLGGLGGGGGMPGMGGPGGMGGGFDPMAMLGGGGGRSATKKRQDPKAKKNKRKQQRASRKKKKKK from the coding sequence TTGCTCGAGACCGTGACCCAGGGCTTCAAGAACGCGACCGACCGGCTGAAGGGCGTTCGCGAACTGAACGAAGAAAGCATCGACGAAGCGCTGCGCGACGTGCGCATGTCGCTGCTCGAGGCGGACGTCGACCTCAAGGTCACCCGCTCGTTCCTCGACCGGGTCAAGGAGCGCAGCCTCGGCGAGAAGGTCCAGACCCGGGTCAAGGATCGGTCGGGCCGGAAGATCAAGGTCACCCCCGGCCAGCACTTCGTTGCGATCTGCGAGGAAGAGCTCGTCGACCTGATGGGCCCGGTCGACACGACCCTCGCGAAGGACCGCGGGATCACGTCGATCATGCTCGCCGGCCTCCAGGGCGTCGGAAAGACGACGATCTCGGCGAAGCTCGCGGTCCACCTCCGCAAGCAGGGGTTGAAGCCGCTGCTCGTCGCCGCGGACGTCTATCGACCCGCCGCGGTCGACCAGCTGAAGACTCTCGGCGCCCAGATCGACGTCCCGGTCCATCACGGCGTCGAAGGCGACCTGCCCCCGGCGATCTGCGCCGCGGCCTTCGAGCGCGCGAAGCGCGAAGGCCACAACGCGATCATCTACGACACCGCCGGTCGTCTGGCCGTCGACGACGACCTGATGGCGGAGCTCGAGGAGATCGTCGGACGCGTCGAACCGGCGAACAAGCTGCTCGTGTGCGATGCGCTGATGGGGCGTGATGCCGTCAACGTCGCCGGCGCCTTCGCGCAGAAGATCGACCTCGACGGCGTGATCCTGACGAAGCTCGACGGCGACGCCCGCGGTGGTGCGGCCCTCGCGGTCAAGGCGGTGACCGGCGTCCCGATCAAGTTCCTCGGTACGGGCGAGACGGTCGACCGACTCGAGGAGTTCCGCCCGGAAGGCCTCGCCAGCCGCATCCTCGGCATGGGCGACATCGTCGGCCTCGTGAAGGATTTCGAGGAGGTCGTCGACGAGAAGGAGGCCGAAGAAGACGCCGAGCGGATCCTGAAGGGGACCTTCGGCCTCGACGACCTGCTCAAGCAGATGCGCATGATCCAGAAGCTCGGGCCGCTCAAGGACGTCTTCGCGAAGATGCCCGGGATCGGCGGGCTCGCCGACCAGGTCGACGACGGCGAGCTCAAGAAGGTCGAGGCGATGATCCAGTCGATGACGAAGGCCGAGAAGGCCGAACCTTCGATCATCGACAAGAGTCGCGCGGGCCGGATCGCTGCGGGCTGCGGGCGCACGGTCAAGGACATCGAAGGGCTCGTCGAGCGCTTCTCCCAGATGCGCCAGATGATGGGCATGCTCGGCAAGCAGGGCGGTCTGCTCGGTGGCCTCGGTGGCGGCGGCGGGATGCCCGGGATGGGCGGCCCCGGCGGAATGGGTGGCGGCTTCGACCCGATGGCCATGCTCGGCGGCGGAGGCGGCCGCAGCGCGACCAAGAAGCGCCAGGACCCGAAGGCGAAGAAGAACAAGCGAAAGCAGCAGCGGGCCTCGCGAAAGAAGAAAAAGAAGAAGTAG
- a CDS encoding acetyl-CoA carboxylase biotin carboxyl carrier protein subunit, whose translation MSIEVEAQITGNVWKVETEVGAEVEEDDVLLIIESMKMEIPVEAPEDGKVLEIKVAEGQAIEEGDVLVVLEA comes from the coding sequence GTGAGCATCGAGGTCGAGGCCCAGATCACCGGCAACGTATGGAAGGTCGAGACCGAGGTCGGGGCCGAGGTCGAGGAGGACGACGTCCTGCTCATCATCGAATCGATGAAGATGGAGATTCCCGTGGAGGCGCCCGAGGACGGGAAGGTCCTCGAGATCAAGGTCGCCGAAGGGCAGGCCATCGAGGAAGGGGACGTCCTGGTCGTCCTCGAAGCGTAG
- a CDS encoding GNAT family N-acetyltransferase, which translates to MAAAEIRERAGDARLRARRLGPGDRGAALAHLRADEEANLVLIDLVDRLGRALGPGEIPPQIYGAWDGDRLEALAALRPSIVLSAGASEEAFEVFVPLVLRVPSGLAKCDRHLVAPIWDALREEGRVSTIDRIEIAYRLRPEAIVAADASLPGVARPARPEELDELVYAARASLWEEDRPDPAEGDPVGFQRWVQGRLPRARIVSEGGRTVFVAYADVRREEGWLVQGVYTWPECRRRGFARRGMDSVVREAFASGARHVQLAVVEGNDRAARLYEQLGFEPFAELRTVLFH; encoded by the coding sequence ATGGCCGCAGCGGAGATCCGAGAGCGAGCAGGGGACGCGCGGCTACGCGCCCGAAGGCTCGGCCCCGGAGACCGCGGCGCGGCGCTGGCACATCTCCGCGCGGACGAAGAGGCGAACCTCGTCCTGATCGACCTGGTGGATCGGCTCGGGCGGGCCCTGGGCCCCGGCGAGATTCCGCCGCAGATCTACGGCGCCTGGGACGGAGATCGGCTCGAAGCCCTGGCGGCGCTCCGGCCGAGCATCGTGCTCTCGGCCGGCGCATCCGAAGAGGCCTTCGAAGTCTTCGTTCCCTTGGTCCTGCGGGTACCGAGCGGCCTCGCGAAGTGCGACCGCCACCTCGTGGCCCCGATCTGGGACGCGCTCCGGGAGGAGGGCCGGGTCTCGACGATCGACCGGATCGAGATCGCCTACCGGCTTCGCCCGGAGGCGATCGTCGCGGCCGATGCGTCGCTGCCGGGCGTCGCCCGTCCGGCGCGCCCCGAAGAGCTCGACGAGCTCGTCTACGCCGCGCGCGCCAGCCTCTGGGAGGAGGACCGTCCGGATCCCGCAGAAGGCGACCCGGTCGGCTTCCAGCGCTGGGTCCAGGGGCGCCTCCCGCGCGCGCGGATCGTCTCGGAGGGCGGACGCACCGTCTTCGTCGCCTACGCCGACGTTCGCCGCGAGGAGGGCTGGCTCGTCCAGGGCGTCTACACCTGGCCGGAGTGCCGTCGCCGCGGCTTCGCCCGGCGTGGGATGGACTCGGTGGTGCGTGAGGCCTTCGCGTCGGGCGCGCGCCACGTCCAGCTCGCCGTCGTCGAAGGCAACGACCGCGCGGCGCGCCTCTACGAGCAGCTCGGATTCGAGCCCTTCGCCGAGCTCAGGACGGTGCTGTTCCACTGA
- a CDS encoding 1-acyl-sn-glycerol-3-phosphate acyltransferase, with protein MSDDPETTERPPEGEPVLDADAESADFSGGPEISDSSGSSGSSDGKDRAPAPLPPHVAKGAARSSMAERFNFLFRSFASRFFAHFELDEAVVERLKALESRGSVVYVMRYSSRLDYFLFNTLFLRHGLRLSGFANAIHFYYYRPLHQLIPTMLRLKRARPREVEHAEDCEIVREHVAAGHSLFLFLRTQRLKAFLRGKKQERRRDELDLLGEVVRQVREVDPEREVFVVPLAIFWRKGPRTENRFLNVDYGSLARPSDFAKVARFLSTYRSLTVKVGDAIDVGLYGKVNADDDAKRLARKIRRAVLIHLYREEKVVEGPSLRPRWRVLKEVLGDPGVRKAMAVRASADKGSPEKAEREVEKIFKEISANMSSTWLAIGAAVVGAIFKRLFASIEVHRLNEIAEDAKRHPIVLVPSHRSYFDFLILSWLFYQNYLVPPHIAARENMAFGPFGYLFRNMGAFYLRKSFDDPLYKEVFRAYVAYLVREGFTQEFFIEGGRSRTGKNLAPRLGMLSWDVDAFLEGNRKDLFFVPIAISYERLVEESGMVEELAGGEKTEESVLGLFRARKYLQRRFGSVHVSFGEPISLAGALGGQRERFEALQRGEISSTEVRTVLEEHKRDFVGSLGHSLVERIGWAMVANATSVASVVLMGAPHRGVLREDLVRGMQEVAGLLRLQGVRLTTALEHDLPELRESIAFLERSDLLKSRLDHRGEILHFEESRRRALDIYRNSIAHFLVIPSVLARAALGGLPRNGVHQELETWIDVFYREYYASRELYLTRGEAVLEHFESEGWITLDGDGVWQATREGHRPLRVLAEQTRGVVECYDSIVRVLSAWMQSADEGVLRSGLIKEAQLDFEGAQLLGDARRMEALSDTTFDNALAWLASRDILESESITTGKRGGRDTRYARGEKWSELARLGALLAAALRDG; from the coding sequence ATGTCCGACGATCCAGAGACGACCGAGCGGCCGCCCGAAGGCGAGCCCGTCCTCGACGCGGACGCCGAATCCGCCGACTTCTCCGGCGGCCCCGAGATCTCCGACAGCTCTGGCAGCTCTGGCAGCTCCGACGGAAAGGATCGCGCTCCGGCCCCGCTCCCGCCCCACGTGGCGAAGGGAGCGGCGCGCTCGTCGATGGCCGAGCGGTTCAATTTCCTCTTCCGCTCGTTCGCGAGTCGGTTCTTCGCGCACTTCGAGCTCGACGAGGCCGTCGTCGAGCGCCTGAAGGCCCTCGAGTCCCGCGGCAGCGTCGTCTACGTCATGCGGTACTCGAGCCGCCTCGACTACTTCCTGTTCAACACGCTCTTCCTTCGGCATGGCCTGCGGCTCTCGGGCTTCGCGAACGCCATCCACTTCTACTACTACCGGCCGCTGCATCAGCTGATCCCGACGATGCTCCGACTGAAGCGGGCGCGACCGCGGGAGGTGGAGCACGCCGAGGACTGCGAGATCGTCCGGGAGCACGTGGCCGCCGGCCACAGTCTCTTCCTCTTCCTGCGGACCCAGCGACTCAAGGCCTTCCTGCGCGGGAAGAAGCAGGAGCGGCGACGCGATGAGCTCGACCTGCTCGGCGAGGTCGTGCGTCAGGTCCGGGAGGTCGATCCGGAGCGTGAGGTCTTCGTGGTTCCCCTGGCGATCTTCTGGCGCAAGGGGCCTCGGACCGAGAATCGATTCCTGAACGTCGACTACGGGTCCCTCGCCCGTCCGTCGGACTTCGCGAAGGTCGCACGGTTCCTCTCCACCTACCGCAGCCTGACGGTCAAGGTCGGCGACGCGATCGACGTCGGTCTCTACGGGAAGGTGAACGCGGACGACGACGCGAAGCGACTCGCGCGCAAGATCCGCCGCGCGGTGCTCATCCATCTCTACCGGGAAGAGAAGGTCGTCGAGGGTCCGTCCCTCCGTCCGCGTTGGCGCGTGTTGAAGGAGGTCCTGGGCGACCCCGGCGTGCGGAAGGCGATGGCGGTCCGCGCGAGCGCCGACAAGGGGTCGCCGGAGAAGGCCGAGCGCGAGGTCGAGAAGATCTTCAAGGAGATCTCGGCCAACATGAGCTCGACGTGGCTGGCGATCGGTGCCGCCGTCGTCGGCGCGATCTTCAAGCGCCTCTTCGCCTCGATCGAAGTCCACCGGCTGAACGAGATCGCAGAGGACGCCAAACGTCATCCGATCGTCCTCGTTCCGAGCCACCGCTCCTACTTCGATTTCCTGATCCTCTCCTGGCTCTTCTACCAGAACTACCTCGTCCCGCCCCACATCGCGGCCCGGGAGAACATGGCGTTCGGCCCCTTCGGATACCTGTTCCGCAACATGGGCGCGTTCTATCTCCGCAAGTCCTTCGACGATCCGCTCTACAAGGAGGTCTTCCGCGCGTACGTCGCCTACCTCGTGCGCGAGGGCTTCACCCAGGAGTTCTTCATCGAGGGCGGCCGCTCGCGGACGGGCAAGAACCTGGCGCCGCGCCTCGGCATGCTCTCCTGGGACGTCGATGCCTTCCTCGAAGGCAACCGCAAGGATCTCTTCTTCGTCCCGATCGCGATCAGCTACGAGCGACTCGTGGAGGAATCCGGGATGGTCGAAGAGCTCGCCGGCGGCGAGAAGACCGAAGAGAGCGTCCTCGGTCTCTTTCGCGCGCGGAAATACCTCCAGCGGCGCTTCGGGTCGGTCCACGTGTCCTTCGGCGAGCCGATCTCCCTCGCCGGCGCCCTCGGCGGTCAACGCGAGCGTTTCGAGGCGCTCCAGCGCGGCGAGATCTCCTCGACGGAAGTGCGCACGGTTCTCGAGGAGCACAAGCGCGACTTCGTGGGCTCCCTCGGCCACTCCCTCGTCGAGCGCATCGGTTGGGCGATGGTCGCGAACGCGACCTCCGTCGCCTCGGTCGTCCTGATGGGCGCGCCGCATCGCGGCGTCCTGCGTGAGGACCTGGTGCGCGGGATGCAGGAGGTGGCCGGGCTGCTGCGGCTACAGGGGGTACGACTCACGACCGCCCTCGAGCACGACCTGCCCGAGCTGCGTGAGTCGATCGCGTTCCTCGAGCGATCGGACCTCCTCAAGTCCCGGCTCGACCACCGCGGAGAGATCCTTCACTTCGAGGAGAGTCGCCGGCGTGCCCTCGACATCTACCGGAACTCGATCGCCCACTTCCTCGTGATCCCGAGCGTGCTCGCGCGCGCGGCGCTCGGCGGCCTGCCGCGCAACGGTGTCCACCAGGAGCTCGAGACCTGGATCGACGTCTTCTACCGCGAATACTATGCGTCCCGCGAGCTCTACCTCACCCGCGGCGAAGCCGTCCTCGAGCACTTCGAGAGCGAGGGATGGATCACCCTCGACGGCGACGGGGTCTGGCAGGCGACCCGCGAAGGGCATCGGCCGCTCCGCGTCCTGGCAGAGCAGACGCGCGGCGTCGTCGAATGCTACGACTCGATCGTGCGTGTGCTTTCCGCGTGGATGCAGTCGGCGGACGAGGGCGTGCTCCGGAGCGGGCTCATCAAGGAGGCGCAGCTCGACTTCGAGGGCGCCCAGCTGCTCGGGGACGCACGCCGGATGGAAGCGCTCAGCGACACGACCTTCGACAACGCGCTCGCGTGGCTCGCCTCCCGGGACATCCTCGAGAGCGAGTCCATCACGACCGGCAAGCGCGGCGGTCGGGACACCCGTTATGCCCGTGGGGAGAAGTGGTCCGAGCTCGCGCGGCTCGGGGCGCTTCTGGCGGCGGCTCTCCGGGACGGGTAG
- the hisI gene encoding phosphoribosyl-AMP cyclohydrolase, protein MSAESPADPISIIDFEKGGGLVTAIAQDDDTGEVLMVAYMNEESLRRSLEIGEVVYWSRSRKKYWHKGEESGNVQKLKGMYVDCDGDALVLRVEQIGGAACHTGKRNCFFRRIDGGTIEDVGVQVFDPDEVYKK, encoded by the coding sequence ATGTCCGCCGAGTCCCCTGCCGACCCCATCTCCATCATCGACTTCGAAAAGGGCGGGGGTCTCGTGACCGCGATCGCCCAGGACGACGACACGGGCGAGGTCCTGATGGTCGCCTACATGAACGAGGAATCGCTCCGCCGGTCCCTCGAGATCGGCGAGGTCGTCTACTGGAGCCGGAGCCGGAAGAAGTACTGGCACAAGGGCGAAGAGAGCGGAAACGTCCAGAAGCTCAAGGGCATGTACGTCGACTGCGACGGCGACGCCCTCGTCCTGCGCGTCGAGCAGATCGGCGGCGCCGCGTGCCACACGGGGAAGCGCAACTGTTTCTTCCGCCGGATCGACGGCGGAACGATCGAGGACGTCGGCGTCCAGGTCTTCGATCCCGACGAGGTCTACAAGAAGTGA
- the hisG gene encoding ATP phosphoribosyltransferase, with protein sequence MSILAPTNDEGPKIRLGLPKGSLQETTVSLFAKAGYDVRISGRSYYPSIDDAEIECILIRPQEMARYVGQGVLDCAITGLDWVIESGADVEELADLRAPWPNYGPVRWILAVKNDSPFQTPKDLEGKRIATEVMGMTERYFAEQGISAQLEFSWGATEVKPPVLADAIVDVTETGSSLRANNLRVIDLLHESTPRLIAHRASLQDPWKRGKLERLKMLLMGAIAAATRVGLSMNVPKDKMESVLALLPDAGKPTISPLADPSWVDIFVIVEESFVRDLLPKLHEAGARGIVENPLNKIID encoded by the coding sequence GTGAGCATACTGGCCCCCACGAACGACGAAGGTCCCAAGATCCGACTCGGCCTGCCCAAGGGCAGCCTGCAGGAAACGACCGTCTCGCTCTTCGCGAAGGCGGGCTACGACGTCCGGATCTCCGGACGTTCCTACTACCCTTCGATCGACGATGCCGAGATCGAGTGCATCCTGATCCGGCCCCAGGAGATGGCGCGCTACGTCGGGCAGGGCGTGCTCGACTGCGCGATCACGGGACTCGATTGGGTGATCGAGTCCGGAGCCGACGTCGAGGAGCTCGCCGACCTGCGCGCGCCGTGGCCGAACTACGGTCCCGTCCGGTGGATCCTCGCGGTCAAGAACGACTCGCCGTTCCAGACGCCGAAGGATCTCGAAGGCAAGCGGATCGCCACCGAGGTCATGGGCATGACCGAGCGATACTTCGCCGAGCAGGGGATCAGCGCTCAGCTCGAGTTCTCCTGGGGCGCGACCGAGGTCAAGCCGCCGGTGCTCGCCGACGCGATCGTCGACGTGACCGAGACGGGCTCGAGCCTGCGCGCCAACAATCTGCGCGTGATCGACCTGCTCCACGAGAGCACCCCCCGACTGATCGCCCATCGCGCTTCGCTCCAGGATCCCTGGAAGCGCGGCAAGCTCGAGCGGCTGAAGATGCTGCTGATGGGCGCGATCGCCGCCGCGACCCGGGTCGGGCTCTCGATGAACGTTCCGAAGGACAAGATGGAGAGCGTGCTCGCGCTCCTGCCCGATGCCGGCAAGCCGACGATCTCGCCGCTCGCCGATCCGTCCTGGGTCGACATCTTCGTGATCGTCGAGGAATCCTTCGTCCGCGATCTGCTGCCGAAGCTCCACGAGGCCGGTGCCCGCGGCATCGTCGAGAACCCGCTCAACAAGATCATCGACTGA